A genomic segment from Montipora foliosa isolate CH-2021 chromosome 9, ASM3666993v2, whole genome shotgun sequence encodes:
- the LOC137969908 gene encoding uncharacterized protein, with product MAPTCNKSPANDKSAHSSTTKKRLCEHCDRLVSIRTYNAHKRRKTTVITDTPNVLQRQDIDCHSDSSDLEFHYSSDEYPESPAKFAGLSTENPEDLDVSVDDCNSAAESTDSVEDFYEETDDEAELQFENLMTSSDEDNAANENESVLSKKSSLLSTSLIKLVIIFIMTWKIMHNLPDAAVSTLFCFLKRLLELFSRLLHCSKLKQISDLLPKSLYMVRNVLGVNRDDFEKFIVCPKCSSCYKPEECVRTLVNGRKKGERCSFVEFPRHPQRAQRKPCGASLFKTTRSKHGELTLKAKRVFCYRSVKKTLQEFLKRPGFADKCEQYKKHPRDINLLGDVYDGRVWKNFKNGKGEPFFDAPNTFGCMLNLDWFQPYKDSVYSVGVIYLSFLNLPPQERNKEENIAVVGIIPGPHEPSRDVNPFLDPLVNELLDFWDGVWLDCPSTGPKFCQLAVLCVSCDIPASRKLCGFLGFSARKGCNKCTKEFHRRSFGEKQDFSGFDRDSWNLRTNTEHREHVWRVRNTVTSKKGRDTKESAYGVRFSSLIYLPYFDFISFVVIDPMHNLMLGTTRKMLKVWKELNLLDEKDFKVLQKRVNKLKVPSSIGRIPSKIASSFKGFTADQFKNWALVFSTFALKDVLPDRHLQCWKLFVKACHILCSTVINTSEVKLADELLVKFCRTVEDLYGTSVVTPNMHLHCHLCECILDFGPVYGFWCFSFERYNGILGAMHVNNHQIEVQLMRKFIERQQVRNMSWPIEFVGFKEMLVSVDSGSLAMTKKKAMTPDEYRKSIQLKASTGTDLFHLSFLDNHFIRVSSPVKEIYMSDSEVESLTKMYTFLHKEDCIVYVPKLCCQFSQLQLYDQKLDSRYSRSERSACIMARWYGSSGLDTTSEDLRPGIIQYFFKHTVTVQSSNGATLDLPYTFACVHWYKVHPHARFYFGLPIQVCLPSFEAESVAAFIPVSRIDSVCVVAELNYNLRTPNGKENIVVVVPLNVKSHL from the exons ATGGCTCCTACATGTAACAAGTCTCCCGCGAATGATAAAAGTGCACATAGTTCGACAACGAAAAAGCGATTGTGCGAACATTGTGATCGTTTAGTCTCAATCCGGACTTACAATGCACACAAACGAAGGAAGACAACAGTGATAACAG ATACACCCAATGTATTGCAAAGGCAAGATATCGATTGCCATTCTGATTCAAGTGACCTGGAATTTCACTATTCAAGTGATGAATACCCTGAATCCCCTGCAAAATTTGCTGGGCTCTCCACTGAAAATCCAGAAGACCTCG ATGTGTCAGTGGATGATTGTAATTCTGCTGCCGAGTCAACAGACAGTGTGGAAGACTTTTAT GAAGAAACTGATGATGAGGCAGAATTGCAGTTTGAAAACCTGATGACGTCATCTGATGAGGATAATGCTGCTAATGAGAATGAGTCTGTGCTATCCAAGAAATCATCTTTATTGAGCACTTCACTCATCAAACTtgtaattattttcattatGACTTGGAAAATCATGCATAACTTACCAGATGCTGCAGTGagcactttgttttgttttttgaaaaggCTGCTGGAACTTTTCTCAAGGTTGCTTCATTGTAGTAAACTCAAACAAATATCAGACCTGCTGCCTAAGTCACTGTATATGGTAAGGAACGTTTTAGGAGTAAATAGGGATGACTTTGAAAAGTTCATTGTTTGTCCAAAGTGCAGTTCATGTTACAAACCTGAGGAATGTGTACGTACTCTGGTAAATGGAAGAAAGAAGGGTGAGCGTTGCAGTTTTGTAGAGTTTCCACGCCATCCACAAAGAGCTCAGAGAAAACCATGTGGAGCATCTCTATTTAAAACTACACGTTCAAAACATGGAGAGCTGACTTTAAAAGCAAAGAGGGTTTTCTGCTACCGTTCAGTGAAGAAAACCCTTCAAGAATTCCTTAAACGGCCTGGATTTGCTGATAAATGTGAGCAGTATAAAAAGCACCCTCGGGATATCAACCTTCTTGGAGATGTGTATGATGGAAGGGTCTGGAAAAATTTCAAGAATGGAAAAGGAGAGCCTTTCTTTGATGCCCCTAACACTTTCGGATGTATGTTGAATCTTGATTGGTTTCAGCCATACAAGGATTCTGTATACAGTGTTGGGGTGATTTATTTAAGTTTTCTGAACTTGCCACCACAGGaaagaaataaagaagaaaacattGCCGTTGTAGGGATTATTCCTGGCCCACACGAACCAAGCAGAGATGTGAATCCATTTTTGGACCCTCTGGTGAATGAGCTATTGGACTTCTGGGATGGCGTTTGGTTGGATTGCCCCTCAACTGGACCCAAATTTTGTCAGCTAGCTGTACTTTGTGTCAGCTGTGACATTCCTGCATCTCGCAAACTTTGTGGTTTCTTAGGATTCTCTGCAAGAAAAGGTTGCAACAAGTGTACCAAGGAGTTTCATAGAAGATCATTTGGAGAGAAACAAGATTTCTCAGGATTCGATCGAGATAGCTGGAATTTGCGTACTAACACTGAGCATAGAGAGCATGTATGGAGGGTACGAAACACAGTAACATCAAAGAAAGGACGTGACACAAAGGAGAGTGCCTATGGTGTGCGATTCTCATCCTTGATTTACCTTCcatattttgattttatttcttttgttgtcattGATCCTATGCACAACTTGATGCTGGGCACAACAAGAAAAATGCTTAAGGTGTGGAAAGAGTTAAACTTGCTGGATGAAAAAGACTTTAAAGTGCTTCAAAAGCGAGTAAACAAGCTCAAAGTTCCTTCTAGTATTGGAAGAATTCCATCAAAGATTGCATCCAGCTTTAAAGGCTTTACTGCTGACCAGTTTAAGAACTGGGCATTGGTATTTTCAACCTTTGCTCTAAAGGACGTTTTACCAGATAGACATCTCCAATGCTGGAAATTATTTGTGAAGGCTTGTCACATACTGTGTTCAACAGTTATCAACACTTCTGAAGTAAAACTTGCAGATGAGCTCCTCGTCAAGTTTTGCAGAACTGTTGAAGACTTGTATGGTACATCTGTTGTGACGCCAAACATGCATCTTCATTGCCATTTATGTGAATGCATTCTTGACTTTGGTCCTGTCTATGGCTTCTGGTGTTTTTCGTTTGAACGTTACAATGGCATTTTGGGTGCTATGCATGTGAACAACCACCAGATTGAAGTGCAACTTATGAGAAAATTTATTGAGCGGCAGCAAGTAAGGAACATGTCTTGGCcaattgagtttgttggatTTAAAGAGATGTTAGTGTCTGTAGACAGCGGCTCATTGGCAATGACAAAGAAGAAGGCAATGACGCCAGATGAGTACAGAAAGAGTATCCAGCTTAAAGCTAGTACTGGAACAGACCTTTTTCATTTGTCTTTCCTTGACAACCATTTCATTCGAGTGTCGTCTCCAGTCAAGGAAATTTACATGAGTGATAGTGAAGTTGAATCCTTGACAAAAATGTACACTTTTCTGCATAAAGAAGACTGTATTGTTTATGTTCCCAAATTGTGTTGCCAGTTCTCTCAGCTGCAGCTGTACGATCAGAAACTTGACTCCCGGTATTCACGAAGTGAACGATCTGCTTGTATAATGGCTCGATGGTATGGTTCCAGTGGATTAGACACAACTTCAGAAGATCTAAGGCCAG GGATTATACAATACTTCTTCAAACACACTGTGACTGTCCAGTCCTCTAATGGTGCAACTTTGGACCTCCCATACACCTTTGCTTGTGTTCACTGGTATAAAGTTCATCCACATGCaaggttttattttggtttaCCAATTCAAGTGTGTCTGCCCTCATTTGAAGCTGAATCAGTGGCAGCTTTCATTCCTGTCTCAAGAATTGATagtgtttgtgttgtagctgaGTTAAATTATAACTTAAGAACTCCTAATGGTAAAGAAAACATTGTTGTAGTAGTTCCTCTTAATGTTAAGTCACACTTGTGA